The following coding sequences are from one Campylobacter sp. RM16187 window:
- a CDS encoding DctP family TRAP transporter solute-binding subunit yields MKLKFLSALFLTCALAGSAFGAQKTYTIKFAHVVAATTPKGKAADFFAKRVNELSNGAIKVEVYPAAQLVDDDRVFGALKLNNVQMAAPSFSKFTPIVPEFQLFDLPFIFRDNAHLYAVQGGEVGQKLKDMIAKKGFVALDFWDAGFKHFSSSKKAIVAPEDAKGQKFRIMSSKVLEEQTKVIGGNPQVLPFSEVYPALQQKVVDATENPLSNFYNSKFYEAQNSLTISSHGYLGYLVILSEKFWKGLPQDMKNHVTQALKEATAFEREESAKEDAKIIDALKKYASETGKLEIVELTPEQKAKWAEVMKTIYPNFYKVIGKDLIEKTINTK; encoded by the coding sequence ATGAAACTAAAATTTCTTTCGGCACTATTTCTGACTTGTGCTCTAGCAGGTAGCGCATTTGGCGCCCAAAAGACATATACTATAAAATTTGCTCACGTTGTTGCCGCAACCACACCGAAAGGCAAAGCAGCAGACTTTTTTGCTAAACGTGTGAACGAGCTTAGTAATGGCGCAATTAAAGTTGAGGTTTATCCTGCGGCTCAGCTAGTAGATGATGACCGCGTATTTGGTGCACTAAAACTAAATAACGTTCAAATGGCGGCTCCGAGCTTTTCTAAATTTACGCCTATAGTTCCTGAATTCCAACTGTTTGACCTGCCTTTTATCTTTAGAGATAATGCTCACTTATACGCGGTACAAGGTGGTGAAGTTGGACAAAAACTTAAAGATATGATAGCCAAAAAAGGCTTTGTGGCACTTGATTTTTGGGATGCAGGCTTCAAACATTTTAGCTCAAGCAAAAAAGCTATCGTTGCTCCTGAAGATGCAAAAGGACAGAAATTTAGAATTATGAGCTCAAAGGTTCTAGAAGAACAAACAAAAGTAATAGGTGGTAACCCGCAAGTTCTACCATTCTCTGAAGTTTATCCTGCGCTCCAACAAAAAGTTGTAGATGCTACAGAGAACCCATTGTCAAACTTTTATAACTCAAAATTTTATGAGGCGCAAAACTCTTTAACAATATCTTCACACGGATATTTGGGATATTTGGTTATTCTAAGTGAGAAATTCTGGAAAGGCTTGCCACAAGATATGAAAAATCACGTTACTCAAGCTCTTAAAGAGGCTACTGCTTTTGAAAGAGAAGAGTCTGCGAAAGAGGATGCCAAAATTATAGACGCTCTTAAAAAATATGCAAGCGAGACAGGCAAACTTGAGATAGTAGAGTTAACCCCTGAGCAGAAAGCCAAATGGGCTGAGGTTATGAAAACTATCTATCCAAACTTCTATAAAGTTATAGGAAAAGACCTGATAGAAAAAACTATTAATACAAAGTAG
- the secG gene encoding preprotein translocase subunit SecG: MSSFFLVLQFILAAILTVAVLLQKSSSIGLGAYSGSNESLFGAKGPAGFLAKFTFVVGVVFILNTLALGYTYNTQTKKSLIDNVDTKNIVVPAPSATPAAPVAPTAPAAPAAPTK; encoded by the coding sequence GTGAGTTCATTCTTTTTGGTTTTACAATTCATTTTAGCAGCGATTCTAACGGTTGCCGTTTTGCTTCAAAAGAGCTCTTCTATCGGACTTGGCGCATATAGCGGAAGTAACGAAAGCCTCTTTGGTGCAAAGGGACCTGCGGGATTTTTGGCTAAATTTACCTTTGTTGTGGGAGTTGTCTTCATCCTAAACACGCTTGCTTTAGGCTACACTTACAACACGCAAACTAAAAAATCGCTAATCGACAACGTAGATACAAAAAACATCGTAGTTCCGGCTCCTAGCGCAACTCCTGCTGCACCTGTCGCACCTACAGCGCCTGCTGCTCCGGCTGCACCTACAAAATAA
- a CDS encoding mechanosensitive ion channel family protein gives MKKIFLLFFGLIFVSLNSFANSLDDIDIVLAIKKIDEINAQIEAIKAQAVDKNETAEQNVLFKGVVTKKSELLEKIPYLLMETRVDDEKIAQFRSDKSKLETKVKRLKAANNKKAYIESAMELEKMNMEASFYKTLIELGKIFSDGARTAKIKSGIEDGLLDLQTNSYVSIKELKSSMDSMGIQGYTNEFNSLELYRKTFEEILIYLRDNAELLSTNYFFSELNLKTAIGFINQQIPFEMKDVNFGKIILILFVFLFFISFTRILSAITYKILLSLFVKDHQGKFIKDQVMGIVKRPIFFILAVYAIDLCVSIFYYPAPVPIKFVNYFSIVFIISFAWLILSILDSYGMVFISEITKKSGGRKEVINLIIKIVYFIIIVIAFLLVLSRLGFNVSAIIASLGIGGLAIALATKDILANFFASIMMLFDNSFSQGDNIVCGDIEGVVVEIGLRKTTVRTADNALIFVPNSKLASDPIRNWTRRRLGRLIKLTVALEYRATGEQVKKCAEEIKEMLLNHPDIAKPNDLGSNDIQNILRLRKNIVSIDDLIGYKSNLFVAVDNLSDSSIDILVYCFSKTIVWGEFLSVKEDVILKIMNIVEKNGLSFAFPSQSLYIENLKDAMDTKSIIGNTITIKESK, from the coding sequence ATGAAAAAGATTTTTTTACTATTTTTTGGTCTTATATTTGTATCTTTAAATTCTTTTGCGAATAGTCTTGACGATATTGATATAGTTTTGGCCATAAAAAAAATAGATGAGATAAATGCTCAGATAGAGGCTATAAAAGCTCAAGCCGTGGATAAAAATGAAACTGCCGAGCAAAATGTTCTTTTTAAAGGTGTTGTGACAAAAAAGAGTGAGCTTTTGGAAAAAATACCATATTTGCTTATGGAGACAAGGGTAGATGATGAGAAAATTGCCCAATTTAGAAGCGATAAGTCCAAACTTGAAACAAAGGTAAAAAGACTAAAAGCAGCAAATAACAAAAAGGCTTACATAGAGAGTGCGATGGAGCTTGAGAAGATGAATATGGAGGCATCTTTTTATAAAACCTTAATCGAGCTTGGAAAAATTTTTAGCGATGGAGCAAGAACCGCAAAGATAAAATCTGGTATAGAAGACGGCTTGCTTGACCTTCAGACGAACTCGTATGTTAGTATTAAAGAGCTCAAGTCTAGCATGGATAGTATGGGAATACAAGGATATACAAATGAATTTAACTCATTAGAGCTTTATAGGAAGACTTTTGAGGAGATTTTGATATATCTTAGGGATAATGCGGAGCTACTTAGCACAAACTACTTTTTTAGCGAGCTAAATTTAAAAACCGCCATAGGATTTATCAATCAGCAGATTCCTTTTGAGATGAAAGATGTGAATTTTGGCAAAATAATACTTATTCTTTTTGTATTTTTGTTTTTCATATCGTTTACAAGAATTTTATCTGCGATAACTTATAAGATTTTACTCTCTTTGTTTGTAAAGGATCATCAAGGAAAATTTATCAAAGATCAAGTCATGGGTATTGTAAAGCGTCCCATTTTCTTTATTTTGGCGGTTTATGCGATAGATCTTTGTGTCTCGATATTTTACTACCCAGCCCCCGTGCCTATCAAATTTGTAAATTACTTTTCTATAGTGTTTATTATCTCTTTTGCATGGCTTATTCTTAGCATATTGGATAGCTACGGTATGGTTTTTATAAGCGAGATAACCAAGAAGAGTGGAGGGCGAAAAGAGGTTATAAATTTAATAATTAAAATAGTCTACTTTATTATCATAGTTATTGCATTTTTACTTGTTTTAAGCAGGCTTGGTTTTAATGTAAGCGCTATAATAGCCTCACTCGGAATAGGTGGTTTAGCTATAGCTTTGGCAACTAAGGATATTTTAGCTAACTTCTTTGCCTCTATTATGATGCTGTTTGACAACTCTTTTTCTCAGGGAGATAACATCGTATGCGGTGATATAGAGGGTGTGGTGGTAGAGATAGGACTTAGAAAGACAACAGTTAGGACTGCCGATAATGCACTTATTTTTGTGCCAAATTCAAAACTTGCCAGCGATCCGATTAGAAACTGGACCAGAAGGCGACTCGGCAGACTTATAAAGCTAACTGTAGCACTTGAATATAGAGCTACTGGCGAACAGGTTAAAAAATGTGCAGAAGAGATTAAAGAGATGCTATTAAATCATCCTGATATTGCAAAACCAAACGATCTGGGCTCAAATGATATTCAAAACATATTAAGGCTTAGAAAAAATATAGTATCCATAGATGATTTGATAGGGTATAAGTCAAATTTGTTTGTAGCCGTAGATAATCTTTCCGATAGCTCTATCGATATATTGGTATATTGCTTTTCAAAGACGATAGTTTGGGGAGAATTTTTGAGCGTAAAAGAGGATGTTATACTAAAGATTATGAATATTGTCGAGAAAAATGGGCTAAGTTTTGCATTTCCAAGTCAAAGCCTATATATTGAAAATTTAAAAGACGCTATGGATACTAAGAGTATAATAGGCAATACAATCACGATAAAGGAGAGCAAATGA
- a CDS encoding Bax inhibitor-1/YccA family protein: MSLYNRNYANSHEQELAREYSQSSLSTFIKQTYQLFAASLLAASVGAYVGLGIAHMFIGNLPLFIGLVVVELGLLFGLIAAKRKAGLNLVLLFAFTFVSGLTLTPLLASVLAMPGGASIVAQAFTLTTVAFGALSVFAMNTKRDFTAMGKMLFITLVVVIVAAIMNLFFKSPIFQLAISSVSAVLFSAYILYDTQNIIRGNYETPIEGAVALYLDFVNLFTSLLQILGILNRE; the protein is encoded by the coding sequence ATGAGTTTATACAATAGAAACTATGCAAACTCACACGAACAAGAGTTGGCGAGAGAGTATTCACAAAGCTCGCTTAGCACGTTTATCAAGCAAACTTACCAGCTGTTTGCGGCTTCACTTCTAGCAGCAAGCGTTGGAGCATATGTCGGTCTTGGTATAGCACATATGTTTATAGGAAATTTACCGCTATTTATCGGACTTGTAGTGGTTGAGCTGGGACTTTTATTCGGTCTTATAGCGGCTAAACGCAAAGCTGGGTTAAATTTAGTCCTTCTTTTTGCATTTACTTTTGTTAGCGGTCTTACGCTTACTCCGCTTCTAGCTTCGGTTTTAGCGATGCCGGGCGGCGCTAGCATAGTGGCTCAAGCATTTACGCTTACGACTGTTGCATTCGGCGCTCTAAGTGTATTTGCGATGAATACAAAAAGAGATTTTACAGCTATGGGCAAGATGCTTTTCATCACTCTAGTAGTAGTGATAGTAGCGGCTATTATGAACCTATTTTTCAAAAGCCCGATCTTCCAACTTGCTATCTCGAGCGTAAGTGCGGTTTTATTTAGCGCGTATATCCTTTATGATACGCAAAACATCATTCGCGGCAACTACGAAACTCCGATAGAAGGAGCTGTTGCGCTATATCTTGACTTTGTGAATTTATTTACTTCACTGCTTCAAATTTTAGGAATTCTAAACAGAGAATAA
- the sodB gene encoding superoxide dismutase [Fe], with amino-acid sequence MFNLRKLPFDPKSNAVVSEETCSYHHGKHHQTYVTNLNNLIKGTEFENSGLYEILTKSSGSIFNNAAQVYNHDFYWDCIAKKSDMGDELKARLQKDIPNFKEEFLKSATTLFGSGWAWLVYSPKSDKLEIIQTNNAQTPVTVGLIPLLVVDVWEHAYYVDHRNARAAYLEKFYENINWDFVSTAYEWALKEGVNSVKFYIGELHSQGCGCGKGCGCH; translated from the coding sequence ATGTTTAATCTTAGAAAGCTTCCATTTGATCCTAAGTCAAATGCAGTTGTAAGTGAGGAGACCTGTAGTTACCATCACGGTAAGCACCATCAAACTTACGTAACAAACCTTAATAATCTTATTAAAGGTACCGAATTTGAAAATTCTGGACTATACGAAATTTTAACAAAGAGCTCAGGCAGTATATTTAATAATGCCGCTCAAGTTTATAACCATGATTTTTATTGGGATTGTATAGCTAAAAAGAGTGATATGGGCGATGAATTAAAAGCAAGATTGCAAAAAGATATTCCAAATTTCAAAGAGGAATTCTTAAAATCGGCTACTACACTATTTGGTTCAGGATGGGCATGGCTAGTCTATAGTCCAAAATCTGATAAATTAGAGATAATACAAACCAATAACGCTCAAACACCTGTAACGGTGGGTCTGATACCTCTTTTGGTAGTAGATGTATGGGAGCATGCCTATTATGTAGATCATAGAAATGCAAGAGCTGCATATCTAGAGAAATTTTATGAAAATATAAACTGGGATTTTGTTTCTACAGCTTATGAGTGGGCATTAAAAGAAGGCGTAAATTCGGTTAAATTTTATATAGGCGAGCTTCATTCTCAAGGGTGCGGATGTGGAAAAGGATGTGGTTGCCACTGA
- a CDS encoding carbonic anhydrase translates to MESLLGGAVKFMEEGFLEHKELFESLGQKQIPHTLFVGCIDSRVVPNLITNTMPGDLVVVRNIANIIPPYRTSQEYLATTSAIEYALQTLNVENVIICGHSNCGGCAALYLDESKFKNTPNVKRWLNLLDPIKKKVEGVLSDPKDIARREWLTERLNVINSYENLLTYPDVKAKFRDGSLKIYVWHYIIETGEIYNYNVVSKSFRLLGVDR, encoded by the coding sequence ATGGAGTCACTTTTAGGCGGTGCTGTTAAATTTATGGAAGAGGGCTTTTTAGAACACAAAGAGCTTTTTGAAAGTCTCGGGCAAAAGCAAATTCCGCACACTCTTTTTGTGGGCTGTATCGACTCGCGCGTGGTGCCAAATTTGATCACAAATACGATGCCCGGCGATCTTGTAGTAGTTAGAAACATCGCAAACATCATCCCTCCATACCGCACCAGCCAAGAGTATCTGGCTACTACTTCGGCGATTGAATACGCCTTACAAACGCTAAATGTGGAAAACGTCATTATCTGCGGACATAGTAACTGTGGCGGATGCGCGGCACTTTATCTTGATGAGAGTAAATTTAAAAATACTCCAAACGTAAAAAGATGGCTAAATTTGCTTGATCCGATTAAGAAAAAAGTCGAAGGTGTCCTGTCTGATCCAAAAGACATCGCAAGAAGAGAGTGGCTAACCGAGAGGTTAAATGTCATAAATTCTTACGAAAATTTGCTTACTTATCCGGATGTAAAGGCTAAATTTAGGGATGGAAGCCTTAAAATTTACGTTTGGCACTATATCATAGAAACGGGCGAAATTTACAACTATAACGTTGTTTCAAAGAGCTTTAGACTACTTGGAGTTGATAGATGA
- a CDS encoding MliC family protein produces MKKILISSLAAVAFLSGCASVGTKQESTTAKVISVNTIHFYGVTDKNYKVNLVSADNFETAVLTDTKGHKIALKSAVSGSGTRLVNDDGIEIHFKKGEAVLTLGKGQKDIFLKY; encoded by the coding sequence ATGAAAAAAATTCTAATCTCTTCTTTGGCCGCAGTTGCATTTTTGAGTGGTTGTGCTTCTGTGGGAACCAAACAAGAGTCGACTACCGCAAAAGTTATAAGCGTTAATACTATACATTTCTATGGTGTTACCGATAAAAATTATAAGGTTAATTTAGTTTCGGCAGATAATTTTGAAACTGCTGTTTTGACTGACACTAAAGGGCATAAAATTGCTCTAAAAAGCGCTGTTTCAGGTAGTGGAACAAGACTTGTTAACGATGACGGCATAGAGATACATTTCAAAAAAGGCGAAGCTGTGCTAACTCTTGGCAAGGGTCAAAAAGATATATTTTTAAAATACTAA
- a CDS encoding TRAP transporter small permease, producing the protein MRRFFEIIDIGIATVNKTIAVVGIVAGTLLAFINVVMRYVFNTGWAWAGEATNYLFIWSAFFAAAYGFRKGIHISVTILIERFPSPMAKAYLVFSSALTTIFLMFIVVYSVQYLYVMYELNFMSVDLGIPQWVPMLVLPVAFLGASYRAGEKVYQIAVTPSDKVIINAEAEMIRDSIKKD; encoded by the coding sequence ATGCGAAGATTCTTTGAGATTATAGATATCGGCATCGCGACTGTAAATAAGACGATCGCCGTAGTAGGCATAGTAGCGGGAACGCTACTTGCCTTTATAAACGTTGTAATGCGTTATGTCTTTAATACCGGATGGGCATGGGCGGGAGAGGCGACTAATTATCTTTTTATTTGGTCTGCATTCTTTGCCGCTGCATACGGCTTTAGAAAAGGCATACACATATCAGTCACTATTTTAATTGAAAGATTCCCTTCACCAATGGCAAAAGCTTATCTTGTGTTCTCCAGCGCCCTTACTACAATCTTTTTAATGTTTATAGTAGTTTATAGTGTGCAGTATCTATATGTTATGTATGAGCTAAATTTTATGAGTGTTGACCTAGGAATACCGCAATGGGTGCCTATGCTAGTTCTTCCGGTGGCATTTTTAGGAGCAAGCTATAGAGCAGGAGAAAAAGTCTATCAAATAGCAGTAACTCCTTCTGATAAAGTTATTATCAACGCTGAAGCAGAGATGATTCGCGACTCCATAAAGAAAGACTAA
- a CDS encoding TRAP transporter large permease, producing the protein MTIAFLFVCLFGLMLIGVPVAVSLGASTVLTMLLFTDLDVATVPQIIFDGINKFALMAIPMFILAGNLLSKGGSAKRIIDFAKSVVGHLPGGLPISAIFACVIFAAVSGSSPATVVAIGSIMFVAIKEAGYPPAYAVGGITTAGSLGILIPPSVVMIVYGVTAEVSIAQLFMAGVVPGIMLGGMMIAQTYIGARRLGFKATKPEPWSERIKKFTKAFWALLIIVVVIGGIYGGIFTPTEAAAASAVYALFISLVVYKDIKIKDLWGICLESALTTAMIFFIIANAVVFAYLLTSEQIPQAISDGILEANIGKIGFLIIVNILLFVMGQFMEPSSVVMIMVPLLLPIALQLGIDPVHFGILLIVNMEIGMITPPVGLNLFVSSGLTGMNLKDVVVACLPWTLTLFIGLMLVTYIPQISLWLPNLMYGH; encoded by the coding sequence ATGACTATTGCATTTTTATTTGTATGTCTATTTGGACTTATGCTAATTGGCGTTCCTGTCGCTGTCTCTCTTGGCGCTAGCACGGTTCTTACTATGCTTCTTTTTACCGATCTTGATGTAGCTACTGTTCCGCAAATCATATTTGACGGTATTAACAAATTCGCACTTATGGCAATTCCTATGTTTATTTTGGCTGGAAATTTACTTAGCAAGGGTGGTTCGGCTAAAAGAATCATAGATTTTGCAAAATCAGTAGTAGGACATCTACCGGGAGGTCTTCCGATCAGTGCTATATTTGCTTGTGTTATATTTGCTGCCGTTTCTGGAAGCTCACCTGCTACGGTTGTGGCCATAGGCTCTATTATGTTCGTAGCCATCAAAGAGGCGGGATATCCTCCGGCTTATGCGGTTGGTGGCATTACTACAGCAGGATCACTTGGAATACTAATCCCTCCTTCAGTAGTTATGATTGTTTACGGAGTTACGGCTGAAGTTAGTATAGCACAGCTATTTATGGCGGGGGTTGTGCCTGGTATAATGCTAGGCGGTATGATGATAGCCCAAACATATATAGGCGCTAGAAGACTTGGCTTTAAAGCTACAAAGCCTGAGCCATGGAGCGAAAGAATCAAAAAATTTACCAAAGCATTTTGGGCTCTTTTAATTATAGTTGTAGTTATAGGCGGTATCTACGGAGGTATTTTTACTCCGACAGAAGCTGCTGCCGCAAGTGCCGTATATGCGCTCTTTATCTCACTTGTTGTGTATAAAGATATTAAGATAAAAGATCTTTGGGGTATCTGCCTTGAATCTGCACTCACTACAGCTATGATATTTTTTATTATTGCAAATGCAGTTGTGTTCGCATACCTTCTTACCAGTGAGCAAATTCCTCAAGCGATCTCTGACGGAATTTTAGAGGCAAATATAGGCAAAATAGGATTTTTAATCATCGTAAACATACTGCTTTTCGTTATGGGTCAATTTATGGAACCTTCAAGCGTTGTTATGATTATGGTGCCTTTATTGCTACCTATAGCACTTCAATTAGGAATAGATCCGGTTCACTTTGGAATTTTGCTTATAGTAAATATGGAGATAGGTATGATTACTCCACCCGTGGGGTTAAATCTCTTTGTATCGAGTGGTTTAACAGGAATGAATCTAAAAGATGTTGTTGTGGCATGCCTACCTTGGACTTTAACACTATTTATAGGCTTGATGCTAGTTACATACATACCACAAATTTCACTATGGCTTCCAAATTTAATGTATGGACATTGA
- a CDS encoding thiamine-phosphate pyrophosphorylase translates to MSGDLNERIYRVIDANLNRLKEGLRVVEDIRRYVFDDLALSSQIKTLRHKAKIDSSEFIKFRDATNDVLKPSIKSEFDRANLTDLQIANLKRAQESARVLEECFKLIDTTNSEIFKSIRYDLYEIEKEI, encoded by the coding sequence ATGAGCGGCGATTTAAATGAGCGCATTTACAGAGTAATCGACGCAAATTTAAATAGACTCAAAGAGGGTTTAAGAGTCGTTGAGGACATAAGAAGATATGTCTTTGACGACCTTGCTCTCTCTTCTCAAATCAAAACACTCAGGCATAAAGCCAAAATCGACTCAAGCGAATTTATCAAATTTCGCGATGCTACAAACGACGTGCTAAAACCAAGCATAAAAAGCGAATTTGACAGAGCGAATTTAACCGATTTGCAAATAGCAAATTTAAAACGAGCGCAAGAGAGCGCAAGAGTTTTGGAAGAGTGTTTTAAGCTTATCGACACTACAAATTCGGAAATTTTTAAATCCATCAGATACGACCTTTACGAAATCGAAAAAGAAATTTAG
- a CDS encoding ribonucleoside triphosphate reductase yields MKQILKRDGTRQEYLPYKIQDAIKKAFASESKEYDDRIFADVMQDVAQKEIITVEDVQDFIEKALFKSGYFDVMKSFMLYRHTHKMQREQILGLNEDTTYINSTQTINEYINGTDWRISANSNTSYSNAGLINNTAGKVIANYWLDAIYSKEEGIAHRNGDYHIHDLDCLTGYCAGWSLRALLNEGFNGVRGRVESRAPKHFREALSQMANFLGILQSEWAGAQAFSSFDTYLAPYVFKDKLSDTEIKKAITSFIFNLNVPARWGQSPFTNVTIDITCPSDLRAQIPTSTDIHLFSNLEDEELLKLAKERGFNKLTDMTYGAFEPEMARIDKAFYEILTTGDKCSQPFTFPIPTVNITEDFDWDSEVAKILFENTAKMGSSYFQNFVGSQYKFDENGNRVLNESAYKPGHVRSMCCRLQLDLRELLKRGGGLFGSAEMTGSIGVVTINLARLGYLYKSDKKGLYTRLEYLLNLAKSTLEKKRKFIQEMYDRGLYPYTARYLKHFNNHFSTIGINGMNELLRNFTSDTENISTEFGREFALEMVEYLRSKIRQFQESTGNLYNLEATPAEGTTYRFAKEDKKRYPDILQAGMDENIYYTNSTQLPANFTDDAFEALDLQDELQSAYTGGTVFHLYMKERISSAEACKDLVRGIVNNYRLPYITITPVFSVCSKHGYIPGEHEYCPICDEELMKQLQNA; encoded by the coding sequence ATGAAGCAAATTTTAAAGCGCGACGGCACAAGACAAGAGTATCTTCCGTATAAGATCCAAGATGCTATTAAAAAGGCTTTTGCAAGCGAGAGCAAAGAGTATGACGATAGAATTTTTGCCGACGTTATGCAAGATGTCGCGCAAAAAGAGATCATCACAGTCGAGGATGTGCAAGACTTCATAGAAAAAGCGCTTTTTAAGTCGGGTTATTTTGACGTGATGAAGAGTTTTATGCTCTATCGCCACACTCACAAAATGCAACGCGAGCAAATTTTAGGACTCAACGAAGACACCACATACATAAACTCCACCCAAACGATAAATGAATACATAAACGGCACGGACTGGCGAATTTCGGCTAATTCAAACACAAGCTACTCAAACGCAGGACTTATCAACAATACCGCAGGTAAGGTTATCGCAAACTACTGGCTTGACGCGATTTACTCTAAAGAAGAAGGTATCGCACACAGAAACGGCGATTATCACATCCACGACTTAGACTGCCTTACCGGATATTGCGCAGGCTGGTCGCTTAGAGCGCTTCTTAATGAAGGCTTTAACGGCGTTCGCGGCAGAGTCGAAAGTCGCGCGCCAAAGCACTTTCGAGAAGCTCTTAGCCAGATGGCAAATTTCTTAGGAATTTTGCAAAGCGAATGGGCCGGAGCTCAGGCGTTTAGTAGCTTTGACACCTATCTTGCGCCTTATGTTTTTAAGGATAAGTTAAGCGATACGGAGATCAAAAAGGCAATTACAAGCTTTATATTTAACCTAAACGTCCCTGCTCGCTGGGGTCAAAGTCCCTTTACCAACGTAACTATCGATATCACTTGCCCAAGCGATCTTCGCGCTCAAATTCCAACTTCAACCGACATACATCTGTTTTCAAATTTAGAGGATGAGGAACTTTTAAAACTTGCCAAAGAGCGCGGGTTTAATAAACTTACCGATATGACTTACGGAGCGTTTGAGCCTGAGATGGCGCGTATCGATAAGGCGTTTTATGAAATTTTAACCACAGGCGACAAGTGCTCTCAGCCATTTACTTTCCCGATCCCTACCGTAAATATCACCGAGGATTTTGATTGGGATAGCGAAGTGGCTAAAATTTTGTTTGAAAATACGGCAAAGATGGGCTCAAGCTACTTTCAAAATTTCGTCGGTTCTCAGTATAAATTTGATGAAAACGGCAACCGCGTTCTAAATGAAAGCGCTTATAAACCTGGACACGTTCGCTCGATGTGCTGCCGCTTGCAGCTTGATCTAAGAGAGCTTTTAAAGCGTGGCGGAGGACTATTTGGAAGTGCCGAGATGACAGGCTCTATAGGTGTCGTAACCATAAATTTAGCTCGCCTTGGTTATCTGTATAAGAGTGACAAGAAGGGGCTTTACACAAGGCTTGAGTATCTTTTAAATTTGGCAAAATCAACCCTTGAAAAGAAGCGCAAATTTATCCAAGAGATGTATGATCGCGGACTTTATCCTTATACGGCGCGCTATTTGAAGCATTTTAACAACCACTTTAGCACTATCGGCATCAACGGCATGAACGAGCTTTTAAGAAATTTTACAAGCGACACGGAAAATATCTCGACCGAATTCGGGCGCGAATTTGCGCTTGAGATGGTTGAGTATCTGCGCTCTAAAATTAGGCAATTTCAAGAGAGCACGGGCAATCTTTACAACCTTGAAGCAACTCCTGCAGAAGGTACCACATATCGCTTTGCAAAAGAGGATAAAAAGCGCTATCCTGACATCTTGCAAGCTGGCATGGATGAAAATATCTACTACACCAACTCAACTCAGCTTCCCGCAAATTTCACCGATGATGCTTTTGAGGCGCTTGATCTGCAAGATGAGCTTCAGAGTGCCTATACGGGCGGAACGGTCTTTCACCTTTATATGAAGGAGCGCATTAGCTCGGCTGAAGCGTGCAAGGATCTCGTGCGCGGCATCGTAAATAACTACCGCTTGCCGTATATCACGATCACGCCTGTCTTTAGCGTGTGCTCAAAGCACGGATATATCCCCGGCGAGCATGAATACTGCCCGATTTGCGATGAGGAGTTGATGAAGCAGCTTCAAAATGCTTAA